The genomic region AAAATATCTGTAAATTGAAGTCTAATAAAAACCACATTTTTCTCTTTCACAAGTTTTAAAACATCACTCTTATCCATTTTAATATACCTCCTTAAAAATTAAATTTTATATATACCACTTCTCAAATTTTTGTCAACATGTTACAAAAGTGTCAGGCACCTTTGTAACATGTTACTATGGTGTCAGGCACCATTGTAACATGGTGTATAATAATTATTAGAGGTTAATTATATGAAATATATTAAAGATGGTGGTATTATTTTTGTGGTTATGGAAAAAGGAGAGAGAATTAAGGATAATTTAGAAAAACTAATTCTTAAAGAAAAAGTTTTAGATTGTGGAATTATTTTATCATCAACTGGAATGGTTAAAAATGTTGAAGTAGGTTTTGGATATTATGATGGAAAAAATGTATCTTATGAAAAAGAAATTTTAGAGGGACCATTTGAACTTTTAAGCATGAGTGGATTACTTATAAATAATGAAAACTATCCATTTCATATTCATATAAATTTAGGAGATAAAGAAAAAAGAAGTTTTGGAGGACATCTTTTTGATGGAGAAATTCATACATTTATAGAAATGGCAATAATTGAATCAAATTTAAAATTAGAAAGAAAATTAAAAGATGGTTTAAATTTACTCAATTTTAAACATTAAAACATTTCTAATTTCCTTGTTATAATATTAAAGTTATTTTTAAAGGAGTTTTATTATGGAAAAGAATTTTGCAATTAAAACAATAAATCTTGGAAGAATTTATAAAAAAGGAAAAAGAATAATAGAGGCTCTAAAAAATATTAACATTGAAGTTAATAGAGGAGAAATTTTTGGTCTTTTAGGACCAAATGGGGCTGGAAAAACTACACTCATTAAAATACTTACAACAATTCTTCTTCCAACTACTGGAAAAGCATATGTATTAGGTTTTGATGTAGAAAAAGATACATTGAAAATAAGAGAAAAAATAAATATGGTTAGTGGAGGAGAATGGGCAGGGTATGGAATTTTAACCGTAAAAGAAAATTTATGGATGTTTTCACAATTTTATGGAATTCCATCTAAATTAGCAAAAAAAGAAATTGAAAAATATCTTGAGATATTTGACTTAAAAGAAGAGGCAAACACAAAAATAAGTAATTTATCAACGGGAATGAGACAAAAAATGAATTTCATCAGAGGAATACTTTCAGATCCTGAAGTTCTTTTCCTTGATGAGCCAACACTTGGTTTAGATGTTCAAGTTGCAAGAACAGTTAGAAATTTTATAAAAGATTGGATAAAAGAGAAACCAATAAGAACTATACTTTTAACAACTCACTATTTACATGAAGCAGATGAGTTGTGTGATAGAATTGCAATAATTGATAATGGACAGATCTATGCACTTGATACCCCAGAAAACCTTAAAAATATTTTAAAAGATAGAATCTATTATTCGGTTGAAGTCTTAAGAAATGAGTATTTAAAACTTGACTCAATTCCTTATACAACAAAATTTTTTGTAAATCCAATTAAAGATGGAAAAATTGAAATTAAATTTCAGTTAGAAAGTGAAAACCGAATTGTCGATGTCTTTAACTTTTTAAAAGACAAAGGTTTTAATGTTCTTTCATTTAAAAAAAGAGAGCCAACCCTTGAGGATGTTTTTATAGAAATTGTTGGAAGGGAATTTAAAGATGAAGAGATACATAGTTAGAAATTTAAGAGCAATAAAAGGAAGAGCATATCCAAGAATTATTGCAGCAAATAGAGAATATTCTTGGGTAATTGCAGATGTTGTTTTACCACTTCTTTCTGTTGTTGCTTATGGACTCCTTTATAAATATTTAGGAGCAAGTAAAGATTTTTTAGGCTTTGCAGTTCTTGGTGGAGCAATGAGTGCTTTTTGGCTAAATGTTTTATGGGATATGGCATCACAACTTTATTGGGAGAGAATGAGTGGTAATCTTCAACTCTACATAATTAGCCCAATTTCACTTATGTCTATTTTATTTGGGATGAGCATAGGTGGTATGTTTTCAACTTCTCTTAGAGCACTTGCAACATTAACTGTTGGTACACTTATATTTAAACTAGATTTTAGTTTTATAAATATACCTCAACTTATTCTTGTCTTCTTTTTAACTCTTTCTGCTCTATATGGACTTGGAATGACTCTTGCCTCACTTTATCTTATTTGGGGAAGAGAGGCTTGGCACCTTTCAGAATTTTTCCAAGAGCCAGTCTATCTTGTTAGTGGAATGTATTTTCCAATTAAATTTTTAGGAATTACAGGATTTTTCTCTTCAATTATTCCTTTAACTTTAGGCCTTGATGGAATAAGACAACTTATATTCAAACAAGGTGCACTTTTTGGATTTTTAAGCGTTAAAGTTGAAATAATAATTCTTGCAATTTTAACAATTATTTATCTTTTTCTTGCCTATTATTACCTTAAAAAGATGGAGTATCTTGCAAGAAAGGAGGGGAAGTTAACAATAAGATGGGAATAATTAAAAAAATTATAAATGATTTTAAAGCATCATTTTCTCTTGGTTGGAAAATTGAAAGCAACTGGACAGATCCATTTTTGTTTATAATATACTCTCTTGCAAAACCACTTTCGAGTGCATTTATATTAATAATTATGTTTATTATAATAACAAGGAACCAACTTCCAGAATATATTCCACATCTACTCATAGGAAATGCACTTCACCTTTATACTGCAAATGTTCTTTTTGGAATTGCCTGGACAGTAATTGATGATAGAGAATATTATGAAACATTAAAATATGTTTACATTTCTCCTATAAGTTTATTTTTATTTTTAACAGGAAGAGGTTTTGCAAAATATATAACAACAACAATTTCAGCAATAATAATTTTAATTACAGGATCTCTTATTTTAAAAGTTCATTTTTCATTGATTCCATATTGGTATATCTATCTTCCAATATTTATGCTTCTTGGAACATTATCACTATTTATAATTGGTTACTTTTTTGCAGGTGTAAATTTTTTAATTTCAAGACAAGGTTGGTTTTTAACTCAAAGCGCAACAGGAGTTTTTCTTCTTTTAACTGGCGCAATTTTTCCAATTGATACACTTCCATCGTTTTTAGGTAAAATAGGAATTTTTATTCCACAAACAATATGGATGGATGGAATGAGAGTTATTCTCTTAGGAAGCGGGTGGAATGAAGTATTTAAAAATTTAAATATAAATGAATTAACTACATTGCTTGCTCTTGAAAATTTAATTTATTTTATAATTATTTTTCTTTTCTTTAACTTTTCACTTAAAATCGCAAGAACAAGAGGACTTATTGATCAAAGATCAATGGGTTAATTAAAATAAACTCTTTTCAATCACAAACTTTTCTAAAATTAATTTATAAATTTCTTCATAACTATTTGCTGAAAACTCATTGCAATTTTCTTTTCCCCTTGAAAAATGAATATAGTTTATTCCACAATTTTTTGCACCAAGGCAATCTTTTTCAAAACTATCCCCAATATGTAAAACTTCACTTTTTTCTACCTTAAACTCATCTAAAATTTTTTGAAAATTTTTTTTATTTGGCTTAACAAACCCCAATTCATCAGAAAAGAAGGTTTTATCAAAATAATCTAAAAGTGAATATCTTCTCAAAATTTCTCTTAATGCCCATCCTGGAGTCCTTCCAGCATCAGATAGGATACATAGTTTAATATTTAATTTTTTCAACTTTTTTATAAAATCTTCAACTTCATCAATAAGTGGAGGTGGAATTTCAAAAATTGCTGTTTCATAAACTTTTTTCACATCTTCCAAAACAACTTTATTTGGTTTTATTCCAAAAATTTTATAAAAATAACATATCTGCTTTTCTGTGTTTACACTTTTTAAAGTTTTTTTCTGAGTTGAGAAAAGCCAATTACTCATTTTTTCATATGCTTTTTTTGCATCTGAATATGAAATGTTAAGAGGGGAGAGATATTCTAAAAGTTTTTTTAATCTTATCTCTCCCCTCTTCTCTTCAAGATCTTCTCTGTCTTCAATTATTGTGTCCCAAAGATCTAAACTTATTACTTTAAGCAACTTTTTCTTTTCTAATATCTTCGAGAATTCTCTTTAACTCTTCTCCTTCAATTGTCTCTTTCTCAAGTAAGACATCAACTACTTTATAAACTCCCTCTTCATTCTCTTTTAGAATTTTCTTTGCCCTCTCAAAGCACTCCTCAACAATATTTCTTACCTCTTTATCTATCTCATAAGCGATCTGTTCTGAATAATCTCTCTCTGATGCAATATCTCTTCCTAAAAATATGTATTCACTTTTTCTTCCAAAAGTAAGAGGTCCTAATCTTTCACTCATTCCAAATTCTGTTACCATTTTCCTTACAATTTCAGTTGCTCTTCTAAGATCATTTTCTGCACCAGTTGTTTTATCTTTTGTAAATAGTTCTTCTGCTGCTCTACCACCAAGAAGTGTAGTCACTTCTGAAAGAAGTTGTTCTCTTGTTCTTAAAAATTTCTCCTGTTCTGGAAGTTGAAGTGTATAACCTAATGCCATTCCTCTTGAAACTATTGAAATTCTATGAACTGGGTCAGAACCTGGTAGCATATTTGCAACTACAGCATGACCTGTCTCATGAAATGCAATAATTCTTTTTTCTTCTTCTGAAACAACTCTTGTTTTTTTCTGTGGGCCTGCAATAACTCTATCAATTGCCTCTTCAAGTTCATCCATTGTAATATATTTTTTATTTCTTCTTGCTGCAAGAAGTGCTGCTTCATTCACTAAATTTTCAAGATCTGCTCCAGTAAAACCTGCTGTTCTTTTTGCAAGAGTAGTCAAATTTATATCTGGTCCAAGTGGTTTGTTTCTTGTGTGAATCTTTAAAATTGCTTCTCTCTCTTTTACATCTGGATAATTTACAACAACTCTTCTATCAAATCTTCCGGGACGTAAAAGCGCAGGATCTAAAATATCTGGTCTATTTGTTGCTGCAATTACTATTATTCCACTATTTGGATCAAATCCATCCATCTCAACAAGAAGTTGGTTTAATGTTTGCTCTCTTTCATCATGTCCACCACCAAGACCTGCACCTCTTTGCCTTCCAACAGCATCTATTTCATCAATAAATATGATACAAGGAGCATATTTTTTTGCTTCATTAAATAAATCTCTTACTCTTGCTGCACCAACTCCAACAAACATTTCAACAAATTCAGAGCCAGAAACAGAGAAAAATGGAACCCCAGCCTCCCCTGCAACTGCTTTAGCAAGAAGAGTTTTTCCACAACCAGGTGGTCCAACAAGAAGAATTCCTTTTGGAATCTTTGCACCAAGTGCTGCAAATTTTCTTGGGTTTCTTAAAAATTCAATTTCTTCTTGCAAATCTTCTTTTACCTCTTCTAATCCTGCAACATCATTAAATGTTACTTTTGGCTTATTTTCTATAAAGAGCCTTGCTCTACTTTTTCCAAAGTTAAAAACTTGTGAATTTGCCCCTCCAGAAATGGCTCTCATCATTATCATCCAGAAAAAGATAAGAAGAATTACTGAACCAATGTTTGTTAAAACATACCACCATGTTCCACTATTTGAAGTTGGTTTAATTGTTGCATTAACTCCTTTTTCAATAAGAAGATTTGGAAGATTTGGATCATCAAATGGAGGAAGAACTGTTGTGAATTTTGAACCATCTAAATATGTTCCAGTTACATTTTGACCATCAATTGTGATTTCTTTTACTTTTCCATCTTTAACTTTTAAAATAAATTCTGTATAAGAAATTTTTTCAGTTGAAGTGAGACTTGATGATCCAGA from Caldisericia bacterium harbors:
- a CDS encoding DNA-binding protein — protein: MKYIKDGGIIFVVMEKGERIKDNLEKLILKEKVLDCGIILSSTGMVKNVEVGFGYYDGKNVSYEKEILEGPFELLSMSGLLINNENYPFHIHINLGDKEKRSFGGHLFDGEIHTFIEMAIIESNLKLERKLKDGLNLLNFKH
- a CDS encoding ABC transporter ATP-binding protein, with translation MEKNFAIKTINLGRIYKKGKRIIEALKNINIEVNRGEIFGLLGPNGAGKTTLIKILTTILLPTTGKAYVLGFDVEKDTLKIREKINMVSGGEWAGYGILTVKENLWMFSQFYGIPSKLAKKEIEKYLEIFDLKEEANTKISNLSTGMRQKMNFIRGILSDPEVLFLDEPTLGLDVQVARTVRNFIKDWIKEKPIRTILLTTHYLHEADELCDRIAIIDNGQIYALDTPENLKNILKDRIYYSVEVLRNEYLKLDSIPYTTKFFVNPIKDGKIEIKFQLESENRIVDVFNFLKDKGFNVLSFKKREPTLEDVFIEIVGREFKDEEIHS
- a CDS encoding ABC transporter permease — translated: MKRYIVRNLRAIKGRAYPRIIAANREYSWVIADVVLPLLSVVAYGLLYKYLGASKDFLGFAVLGGAMSAFWLNVLWDMASQLYWERMSGNLQLYIISPISLMSILFGMSIGGMFSTSLRALATLTVGTLIFKLDFSFINIPQLILVFFLTLSALYGLGMTLASLYLIWGREAWHLSEFFQEPVYLVSGMYFPIKFLGITGFFSSIIPLTLGLDGIRQLIFKQGALFGFLSVKVEIIILAILTIIYLFLAYYYLKKMEYLARKEGKLTIRWE
- a CDS encoding ABC transporter permease, with translation MGIIKKIINDFKASFSLGWKIESNWTDPFLFIIYSLAKPLSSAFILIIMFIIITRNQLPEYIPHLLIGNALHLYTANVLFGIAWTVIDDREYYETLKYVYISPISLFLFLTGRGFAKYITTTISAIIILITGSLILKVHFSLIPYWYIYLPIFMLLGTLSLFIIGYFFAGVNFLISRQGWFLTQSATGVFLLLTGAIFPIDTLPSFLGKIGIFIPQTIWMDGMRVILLGSGWNEVFKNLNINELTTLLALENLIYFIIIFLFFNFSLKIARTRGLIDQRSMG
- a CDS encoding HAD family hydrolase; this translates as MLKVISLDLWDTIIEDREDLEEKRGEIRLKKLLEYLSPLNISYSDAKKAYEKMSNWLFSTQKKTLKSVNTEKQICYFYKIFGIKPNKVVLEDVKKVYETAIFEIPPPLIDEVEDFIKKLKKLNIKLCILSDAGRTPGWALREILRRYSLLDYFDKTFFSDELGFVKPNKKNFQKILDEFKVEKSEVLHIGDSFEKDCLGAKNCGINYIHFSRGKENCNEFSANSYEEIYKLILEKFVIEKSLF
- the ftsH gene encoding ATP-dependent zinc metalloprotease FtsH yields the protein MKKNNNIFNIIRSILPIILMIIFVYFIYSFYSGSSSLTSTEKISYTEFILKVKDGKVKEITIDGQNVTGTYLDGSKFTTVLPPFDDPNLPNLLIEKGVNATIKPTSNSGTWWYVLTNIGSVILLIFFWMIMMRAISGGANSQVFNFGKSRARLFIENKPKVTFNDVAGLEEVKEDLQEEIEFLRNPRKFAALGAKIPKGILLVGPPGCGKTLLAKAVAGEAGVPFFSVSGSEFVEMFVGVGAARVRDLFNEAKKYAPCIIFIDEIDAVGRQRGAGLGGGHDEREQTLNQLLVEMDGFDPNSGIIVIAATNRPDILDPALLRPGRFDRRVVVNYPDVKEREAILKIHTRNKPLGPDINLTTLAKRTAGFTGADLENLVNEAALLAARRNKKYITMDELEEAIDRVIAGPQKKTRVVSEEEKRIIAFHETGHAVVANMLPGSDPVHRISIVSRGMALGYTLQLPEQEKFLRTREQLLSEVTTLLGGRAAEELFTKDKTTGAENDLRRATEIVRKMVTEFGMSERLGPLTFGRKSEYIFLGRDIASERDYSEQIAYEIDKEVRNIVEECFERAKKILKENEEGVYKVVDVLLEKETIEGEELKRILEDIRKEKVA